The Sulfolobales archaeon genome contains a region encoding:
- a CDS encoding sulfide-dependent adenosine diphosphate thiazole synthase, translating into MGNKIFADVSEAEIATAIVEEFNNLIREYSRSDVIIVGGGPAGLTAAWKLALRGLKVLIVEQNNYLGGGMWMGGYLMNPVTFRYPANKILDELGIPYKEYRKGLYVAHGPLAASKLASKALEAGARALTLTVLEDLIVRNGRVEGVVVNSAPVQGMPRQITCLDPIGLEAKVVIDATGHEAAAVRKLASRGLLKSSVLGPMWADVSEDLVVERTGEVFPGLVLAGISVAEYHGLPRMGPTFGAMLLSGEKAAEIAYEIVTKRI; encoded by the coding sequence ATGGGTAATAAGATCTTTGCAGATGTCTCTGAGGCGGAGATAGCGACAGCAATTGTTGAGGAGTTCAATAATCTGATAAGGGAGTATTCGAGGAGTGATGTGATAATAGTGGGGGGAGGCCCGGCGGGCTTAACTGCTGCGTGGAAGCTAGCCCTCAGAGGGTTGAAGGTTCTCATTGTAGAGCAGAACAACTACCTTGGTGGAGGCATGTGGATGGGGGGTTATCTAATGAATCCAGTCACCTTTAGATATCCAGCTAATAAGATCCTAGATGAGCTTGGGATACCTTATAAAGAGTATAGAAAAGGTCTATATGTTGCACACGGCCCTCTAGCGGCTTCTAAGCTAGCTAGCAAGGCTCTAGAGGCTGGTGCTAGAGCTCTGACACTCACAGTGCTAGAGGATCTCATTGTGAGGAATGGAAGGGTAGAGGGTGTGGTGGTTAACTCAGCACCTGTCCAGGGTATGCCGAGGCAGATCACCTGCCTAGATCCTATAGGCCTTGAGGCTAAGGTTGTTATAGACGCTACTGGGCATGAGGCAGCAGCTGTTAGAAAGCTAGCCTCTAGAGGGCTCCTCAAGTCCTCGGTTCTCGGGCCTATGTGGGCTGATGTCTCAGAGGATCTAGTTGTGGAGCGAACAGGCGAGGTATTCCCAGGCCTCGTGCTGGCTGGGATAAGTGTTGCTGAATACCACGGCCTCCCCAGAATGGGACCTACATTTGGTGCTATGCTACTCTCTGGTGAGAAGGCTGCTGAAATAGCCTATGAAATAGTTACTAAGAGGATTTAG
- a CDS encoding IMP dehydrogenase — protein MGKIVGYGLSLDDVLLVPGYSDLASRSEVSLKTRFSRRLWLNIPISSAAMDTVTEHRMAIALARMGGIGVIHRFIPVERQVEEVLKVKEEPVGVSSSEAIGRDGRLAVAAAVGVRGDYLVRAEKLYRAGVDAIVVDVAHAHSRLAMDAVKSIRRVLGDDIDIVVGNIATAEAARDLIELGVDGVKVGIGPGHACTTRIVAGVGVPQLTAIIEVSRVARQYGIPVIADGGIRSSGDIVKALAAGASSVMIGYLLAGTDEAPGKPVMIGGYKYKLYRGMASNSSYIQRLSIDGQDPEDLSSYASEGIEMLIPYRGSVQDVISNLVSGIRSGFSYVGARNIEELWEKARFIVLAPGAIRESYYREPWVGGKQ, from the coding sequence CTGGGGAAAATAGTTGGCTATGGTCTCTCCCTAGACGATGTTCTCCTCGTACCAGGCTATTCAGATCTGGCATCAAGATCAGAGGTATCTCTAAAAACAAGGTTCTCTAGAAGGCTATGGCTAAACATACCCATATCAAGCGCAGCCATGGACACGGTTACAGAGCATAGAATGGCGATAGCACTTGCTAGGATGGGTGGTATAGGTGTTATCCATAGGTTCATACCTGTTGAGAGACAGGTTGAGGAGGTTCTAAAGGTTAAGGAGGAGCCTGTGGGTGTCTCTAGCAGCGAGGCTATAGGGAGGGATGGAAGGCTAGCTGTAGCTGCAGCTGTAGGTGTTAGAGGTGATTATCTTGTGAGGGCTGAAAAGCTATATAGAGCTGGGGTAGATGCTATTGTAGTGGATGTTGCCCACGCCCATAGCAGGCTGGCTATGGATGCTGTTAAATCTATTAGAAGGGTTCTAGGGGATGATATTGATATAGTGGTTGGTAACATAGCTACTGCTGAGGCTGCAAGGGATCTAATAGAGCTGGGGGTTGATGGGGTGAAGGTTGGTATAGGGCCTGGCCATGCCTGCACCACCAGGATAGTTGCTGGGGTTGGTGTTCCCCAGCTCACAGCTATAATCGAGGTGTCCAGGGTTGCAAGGCAATATGGGATCCCTGTTATAGCTGATGGCGGTATAAGATCTTCTGGGGATATTGTTAAGGCACTAGCAGCTGGGGCTTCAAGCGTTATGATAGGCTATCTACTAGCTGGAACGGATGAGGCGCCTGGTAAGCCTGTTATGATTGGGGGCTATAAATATAAGCTCTATAGGGGTATGGCTAGCAATTCCTCCTATATCCAGAGGCTCTCTATAGATGGCCAGGATCCCGAGGATCTCTCCTCCTACGCCTCAGAGGGTATAGAGATGCTGATCCCCTACAGAGGATCTGTGCAAGATGTTATATCAAACCTTGTAAGCGGCATAAGATCTGGGTTCTCATATGTTGGTGCTAGGAATATTGAGGAGCTGTGGGAGAAGGCAAGGTTTATAGTGCTCGCGCCAGGGGCGATTAGGGAGAGCTATTATAGAGAGCCATGGGTGGGTGGTAAGCAGTGA
- a CDS encoding metallophosphoesterase family protein, producing MLGKILEDILRRSREAEWISEALEEYREILEREWLSRDRPRGVVDIDVRRYSRAVVIGDIHGDLDTLLSILEQIDLERVMREDTLLIFLGDYVDRGDKQLETLLLISKLKALYGERVITLRGNHEPPESLPVYPHDYPEVLRWRFGPLWRSLYDLSRKIFDLLPYAAIYRGSAAFLHGGIPVFSTIDCWEDVKCILNAEESERTLEEILWNDPAEDPDIEYAPSPRGAGYLWGEKITEIFLRKTGLKAVIRGHEAVWEGYKLNHGSRVITIFSRKGPPYYNAYAAALRINLRDFKGFSRENVLLL from the coding sequence ATGCTAGGGAAGATCTTAGAGGATATCCTGAGAAGATCTAGAGAGGCTGAGTGGATCTCCGAGGCCCTGGAGGAATATAGGGAGATCCTTGAGAGGGAGTGGCTTTCTAGGGATAGGCCTAGGGGGGTTGTGGATATAGATGTGAGGAGATACAGCAGGGCTGTTGTGATAGGAGATATACACGGTGATCTAGATACCCTACTTTCAATCCTAGAGCAAATAGATCTTGAGAGGGTTATGAGGGAAGACACACTATTGATCTTCCTGGGAGACTATGTTGATAGAGGGGATAAGCAGTTAGAAACCCTGCTCCTAATATCAAAGCTAAAGGCTCTCTATGGGGAGAGAGTTATAACTCTTAGAGGTAATCATGAGCCTCCTGAGAGCCTTCCAGTATATCCCCATGACTATCCAGAGGTTCTTAGATGGAGGTTTGGCCCGCTGTGGAGAAGCTTATATGATCTCTCAAGAAAGATTTTCGATCTACTACCCTATGCAGCAATATATAGAGGCTCAGCCGCCTTCCTCCATGGTGGAATACCTGTTTTCTCAACAATAGATTGCTGGGAGGATGTGAAATGCATATTAAATGCCGAGGAGAGTGAGAGAACATTAGAGGAGATCCTATGGAACGACCCAGCAGAAGACCCGGATATAGAGTATGCACCATCACCAAGAGGAGCAGGCTATCTATGGGGGGAAAAGATAACAGAGATATTCCTGAGAAAAACAGGTCTAAAAGCAGTTATAAGAGGCCATGAGGCTGTGTGGGAGGGCTATAAGCTAAACCATGGATCAAGAGTAATCACGATCTTCTCGAGGAAAGGCCCTCCCTATTATAATGCATATGCAGCAGCATTACGAATAAACCTAAGGGATTTTAAGGGGTTCTCCAGGGAGAACGTATTGCTACTGTGA
- a CDS encoding adenylosuccinate synthetase codes for MITVICGGFFGDEGKGKVAGYLGLNGGYAAAMRTGSINAGHTVVYNGRTWKLRIVPSAFVNKDLRLYIARGSLVKIDVLLREISETGVAGRICVDRYAGVIEDRHMEAERRDEILRGIGSTFQGVGAATAERVLRRLKLAWEFKELESLLCDSVSEILELIDKGLRAMVEGTQGLYLSLYHGTYPYVTSRDVSASGILSEAGLGPKYVEDIIVVFKSYITRVGEGPLEGELSLEEIERLGLIERGTVTGRLRRVAPFNIELARRAVKINSATQIAITKIDALFRGARGVREWNKLPPEARRFIENIENELRIPVTLISTGEDLEDMIDLRREKGFEPS; via the coding sequence GTGATAACAGTTATATGTGGAGGCTTCTTCGGAGACGAGGGCAAGGGTAAGGTGGCGGGATACCTGGGTTTGAATGGGGGATATGCTGCTGCTATGAGAACTGGGAGCATCAATGCTGGTCACACTGTAGTATATAATGGGAGGACATGGAAGCTAAGAATAGTGCCATCGGCATTTGTTAACAAGGATCTAAGGCTCTACATAGCTAGGGGATCGCTGGTAAAGATCGATGTACTTCTGAGAGAGATATCAGAGACAGGGGTTGCTGGTAGGATATGTGTTGATAGATATGCTGGGGTTATAGAGGATAGGCATATGGAGGCTGAGAGGAGGGATGAGATTCTAAGAGGAATAGGATCTACGTTCCAAGGTGTTGGAGCTGCAACAGCCGAGAGAGTTCTAAGAAGACTCAAGCTAGCATGGGAGTTCAAGGAGCTCGAGTCACTTCTATGTGATAGCGTTTCAGAGATATTGGAGCTGATTGATAAGGGTTTGAGGGCCATGGTGGAGGGGACCCAGGGGCTCTATCTAAGCCTATACCACGGAACATATCCATATGTGACCTCTAGAGATGTATCGGCATCAGGCATCTTATCAGAGGCAGGCCTAGGACCAAAATATGTTGAGGATATCATAGTTGTTTTTAAATCATATATCACAAGGGTTGGTGAGGGACCGCTAGAGGGGGAGCTGAGCTTGGAGGAGATAGAGAGGCTAGGCCTCATAGAGAGGGGCACAGTTACGGGGAGGCTTAGAAGGGTGGCGCCATTCAACATAGAGCTTGCCAGAAGAGCTGTTAAGATCAACTCGGCTACACAAATAGCTATAACAAAGATAGACGCCCTATTCAGAGGGGCAAGGGGTGTTAGAGAATGGAATAAACTTCCACCAGAGGCTAGAAGGTTTATAGAGAATATCGAGAACGAGCTAAGGATCCCAGTAACCCTTATAAGCACTGGGGAAGATCTCGAGGACATGATAGATCTAAGGAGGGAAAAAGGATTCGAACCCAGCTGA
- a CDS encoding ABC transporter permease subunit, which translates to MAIKPLLWKELLELIRDYRTLAALAVLPLVMLPLLGFMTTYLQYLEQGALLIVNRDSSSGYIGNISISSSYIEDYIASSMASKGYIVYRGDTGSPIDVVLIIPQGFSKNLSSLVDRAVLEIQRIPGSPRADRLISDLYSAIQDLSINISNMKIELLSMRAGVKVDPSSVRDPILVLLTAYITPSGAEISFEQAMRIYIARLLAFSLVFVSTPATTYVVDSILGEKERRTLEILLISPLKRRELVLAKAFSSSLVGLFASIVEVAAVIIFLQILSQGLLGGRAYDPQLVVLSAVVVYLTILSTLALSLPAIVRSATMRTAQIASSIITIISSSIFFSALFVDLDRLPMWILGPLMILPYTHSVLAIKTFSIGDPIGVIVHLGYLLAFSLILIIVSSQILNEEKILMKPT; encoded by the coding sequence ATGGCTATAAAGCCCCTCCTATGGAAGGAGCTATTAGAGCTTATAAGGGATTACAGGACTCTCGCAGCCCTAGCTGTTCTTCCACTTGTAATGCTACCTCTCCTAGGCTTTATGACAACGTATCTCCAGTATCTGGAGCAGGGTGCTCTCCTTATTGTGAATAGAGATAGCTCTTCTGGATATATAGGTAATATCTCTATTTCCTCCTCATATATTGAGGATTATATAGCTTCCTCGATGGCTTCTAAGGGTTATATTGTGTATAGAGGGGATACAGGATCGCCTATAGATGTTGTGCTCATAATACCCCAGGGTTTCTCCAAAAACCTCTCCTCCTTAGTTGATAGGGCTGTGCTAGAGATCCAGAGGATCCCTGGCTCTCCGAGGGCTGATAGGCTTATCTCTGATCTCTACTCAGCTATCCAGGATCTATCTATCAATATATCTAATATGAAGATAGAGCTTCTATCCATGCGAGCAGGGGTTAAGGTGGATCCAAGCAGTGTTAGAGATCCTATATTGGTTCTCTTAACAGCCTATATAACGCCTTCCGGGGCTGAGATAAGTTTTGAGCAGGCTATGAGGATCTATATTGCCAGGCTCCTCGCATTCTCACTAGTATTTGTCTCCACACCTGCAACAACATATGTTGTCGACTCTATATTGGGTGAGAAAGAGAGGAGAACACTTGAGATCCTCCTCATATCTCCCCTCAAGAGGAGGGAGCTGGTGCTGGCCAAGGCCTTCTCAAGCTCGTTGGTGGGGCTCTTCGCTTCTATAGTGGAGGTTGCCGCTGTGATAATATTCCTCCAGATCCTCTCCCAAGGACTTCTAGGGGGAAGGGCATATGATCCACAGCTAGTTGTTCTAAGCGCAGTTGTAGTCTATCTAACAATACTCTCAACACTAGCCCTCTCCCTCCCAGCTATAGTTAGAAGCGCAACTATGAGAACAGCTCAGATAGCCTCCTCGATAATAACGATTATATCCTCATCGATATTTTTCTCAGCATTGTTCGTTGATCTCGATAGACTCCCCATGTGGATTTTAGGCCCGCTGATGATCCTGCCATATACGCACTCAGTATTGGCGATAAAGACCTTTTCCATTGGCGATCCCATAGGGGTTATAGTGCACTTAGGATATCTCCTAGCATTCTCATTAATACTGATCATAGTATCATCGCAAATACTTAACGAGGAGAAAATACTTATGAAACCCACTTAG